From the Harpia harpyja isolate bHarHar1 chromosome 16, bHarHar1 primary haplotype, whole genome shotgun sequence genome, one window contains:
- the LOC128152299 gene encoding serine/threonine-protein phosphatase 6 regulatory subunit 3 isoform X4, translating to MFAVTSMFWKFDLHSSSHIDTLLEREDVTLKELMDEEDVLQECKAQNRKLIEFLLKSECLEDLVSFIIEEPPQDMDEKIRYKYPNISCELLTSDVSQINDRLGEEESLLMKLYSFLLNESPLNPLLASFFSKVLSILISRKPEQIVDFLKRKHDFVDLIIKHIGTSAIMDLLLRLLTCIEPPQPRQEVLNWLNEERIIQRLVEIVHPSQDEDRHSNASQSLCEIIRLSRDQMLQVQNSSEPDPLLASLEKQEIIEQLLSNIFHKEKNESAIVSAIQILLTLLETRRQTFEGHIEICPPGISNSTYSVNKSVLEAIKARLSSFHELLLEPPKKTVMKTTWGVLDPPVGNTRLNVIRLISSLLQTNTSSVNQELIELNSIGVILDMFFKYTWNNFLHTQVEICIALILASPLESTENGTITDQDSTGDNLLLKHLFLKCQLIERILEAWEMNEKKQAEGGRRHGYMGHLTRIANCIVHSTDKGPNSTLVQQFIKELPEEVRERWETFCTSSLGETNKRNTVDLVTTCHIHSSSDDEIDFKETGFSQDSSLQQFGFNDEKFADQDDIGNVSFDRVSDINFTLNTNESGNIALFEACCKERIQQFDDGGSDEEDIWEEKHIAFTPESQRRSSSGSTDSEESTDSEEEDGTKQELFESHTNTEDKMEVDLSEPPNWSANFDIPMETAHGANLESVGSDVWSTEEPVPAKETGWASFSEFTSSLSSKDSLRSNSPVEMETNTDPIDPLSANITALATQLETPGSVAMEASSDGEDDVENADKVTETVMNGSMKETLSLTVDAKTETAVFKSEEGKLSTSQDASCKYVEENAEVAEEAPSALQPTNSSPEQRTDQHTHLGEASVNGPV from the exons ACCAGCATGTTTTGGAAATTTGATCTCCATTCATCATCCCACATAGATACACTTCTAGAGCGAGAAGATGTAACACTGAAGGAATTGATGGATGAAGAGGATGTTCTGCAGGAGTGCAAGGCTCAGAATCGCAAACTTATAGAGTTTCTGCTGAAGTCAGAATGTTTGGAAGActtagtttcatttattattgAAGAGCCACCTCAAGACATGGATGAAAAAATTCGATATAA atATCCAAACATATCATGTGAGTTGCTTACATCAGATGTCTCACAGATCAATGATAGGCTGGGAGAAGAAGAATCCTTACTTATGAAACTGTACAGCTTCCTCTTAAATGAATCTCCTCTAAACCCTTTACTGGCCAGTTTCTTCAGCAAGGTGCTAAGTATTCTTATAAGCAGAAAACCAGAACAG aTTGTggattttttaaagagaaaacatgattttgtAGACCTCATTATTAAGCACATAGGGACCTCTGCTATCATGGACTTGTTGCTCAGGCTGCTGACTTGCATAGAACCACCACAGCCCCGGCAAGAAGTGTTAAAT TGGCTCAACGAGGAGAGAATTATCCAGCGGCTTGTGGAAATTGTACATCCATCTCAGGATGAAGAT AGGCATTCAAATGCATCACAGTCACTCTGTGAAATTATTCGTCTAAGCAGAGACCAGATGTTACAAGTACAGAACAGTTCAGAACCAGACCCACTGCTTGCAAGTCTAGAGAA ACAAGAAATCATAGAGCAGCTGCTGtctaatatttttcataaagaaaaaaatgaatctgcAATAGTCAGTGCAATCCAAATACTATTGACCTTACTTGAGACAAGACGACAGAC atttgaaggccATATAGAGATCTGTCCTCCAGGCATAAGCAATTCAACATATTCTGTCAACAAAAGCGTTTTAGAAGCCATAAAAGCACGACTTTCATCCTTTCATGAACTCCTACTTGAGCCTCCAAAA AAAACTGTCATGAAGACAACCTGGGGTGTATTGGACCCACCTGTGGGAAACACGCGTTTAAATGTGATTAGATTAATATCTAGCCTTTTACAGACAAATACAAGCAGTGTGAATCAGGAGCTTATAGAGCTTAACAGCATAGGAGTAATACTG gacatgtTCTTTAAGTATACATGGAATAACTTCTTGCATACTCAAGTAGAAATCTGTATTGCATTGATTCTTGCAAGTCCTCTTGAAAGTACAGAAAATGGCACAATTACAGATCAGGATTCCACTGGGGACAATCTCTTACTGAAACAT CTCTTCCTTAAGTGCCAATTAATAGAACGAATACTTGAAGCGTGGGAGATGAATGAGAAGAAACA GGCTGAAGGAGGAAGACGGCATGGCTATATGGGTCACCTGACAAGGATAGCAAACTGTATTGTGCATAGTACAGATAAGGGGCCAAACAGTACACTAGTCCAACAGTTCATTAAAG AGCTTCCAGAGGAGGTCAGAGAGCGATGGGAGACATTCTGCACAAGCTCTTTAGGAGAAACTAACAAGAGGAACACAGTGGACCTG GTTACTACCTGCCACATTCATTCTTCCAGTGATGATGAAATTGACTTTAAAGAAACTGGCTTCTCACAGGATTCTTCTTTGCAGCAG TTTGGCTTCAACGATGAGAAGTTTGCTGATCAAGATGACATTGGCAA CGTTTCTTTTGATCGGGTTTCAGACATCAACTTTACCCTCAATACAAATGAAAGT GGCAATATAGCCTTGTTTGAGGCATGCTGTAAGGAGCGGATACAGCAGTTTGATGATGGTGGCTCTGATGAAGAAGacatttgggaagaaaaacataTTGCATTTACACCAGAATCCCAGAGGCGTTCCag TTCGGGCAGTACAGACAGTGAAGAAAGTACTGATTCTGAAGAAGAGGATGGAACAAAACAAGAGTTGTTTGAATCACACACCAATACAGAGGACAAAATGGAAGTAGACTTAAGTGAAC CACCAAACTGGTCAGCTAACTTTGATATACCCATGGAGACTGCGCATGGTGCCAATCTGGAATCTGTTGGGTCTGATGTGTGGAGTACAGAAGAACCTGTGCCAGCAAAAGAAACTGGCTGGGCTTCCTTTTCTGAATTCACATCCTCCTTGAG CTCAAAAGATTCCTTAAGAAGTAATTCTCCTgtggaaatggaaacaaacacAGACCCAATTGATCCCTTGAGTGCAAACATAACTGCTCTTGCAACACAGCTAGAGA CCCCGGGAAGTGTTGCTATGGAGGCCAGCTCAGATGGAGAGGATGATGTAGAAAATGCAGACAAGGTAACTGAAACAGTAATGAACGGCAGCATGAAAGAGACACTGAGCCTTACTGTAGACGCTAAAACTGAAACGGCTGTTTTCAAAAG
- the LOC128152299 gene encoding serine/threonine-protein phosphatase 6 regulatory subunit 3 isoform X1: protein MFAVTSMFWKFDLHSSSHIDTLLEREDVTLKELMDEEDVLQECKAQNRKLIEFLLKSECLEDLVSFIIEEPPQDMDEKIRYKYPNISCELLTSDVSQINDRLGEEESLLMKLYSFLLNESPLNPLLASFFSKVLSILISRKPEQIVDFLKRKHDFVDLIIKHIGTSAIMDLLLRLLTCIEPPQPRQEVLNWLNEERIIQRLVEIVHPSQDEDRHSNASQSLCEIIRLSRDQMLQVQNSSEPDPLLASLEKQEIIEQLLSNIFHKEKNESAIVSAIQILLTLLETRRQTFEGHIEICPPGISNSTYSVNKSVLEAIKARLSSFHELLLEPPKKTVMKTTWGVLDPPVGNTRLNVIRLISSLLQTNTSSVNQELIELNSIGVILDMFFKYTWNNFLHTQVEICIALILASPLESTENGTITDQDSTGDNLLLKHLFLKCQLIERILEAWEMNEKKQAEGGRRHGYMGHLTRIANCIVHSTDKGPNSTLVQQFIKELPEEVRERWETFCTSSLGETNKRNTVDLVTTCHIHSSSDDEIDFKETGFSQDSSLQQAFSDYQMQQMTSNFIDQFGFNDEKFADQDDIGNVSFDRVSDINFTLNTNESGNIALFEACCKERIQQFDDGGSDEEDIWEEKHIAFTPESQRRSSSGSTDSEESTDSEEEDGTKQELFESHTNTEDKMEVDLSEPPNWSANFDIPMETAHGANLESVGSDVWSTEEPVPAKETGWASFSEFTSSLSSKDSLRSNSPVEMETNTDPIDPLSANITALATQLETPGSVAMEASSDGEDDVENADKVTETVMNGSMKETLSLTVDAKTETAVFKRVLKSYREEGKLSTSQDASCKYVEENAEVAEEAPSALQPTNSSPEQRTDQHTHLGEASVNGPV, encoded by the exons ACCAGCATGTTTTGGAAATTTGATCTCCATTCATCATCCCACATAGATACACTTCTAGAGCGAGAAGATGTAACACTGAAGGAATTGATGGATGAAGAGGATGTTCTGCAGGAGTGCAAGGCTCAGAATCGCAAACTTATAGAGTTTCTGCTGAAGTCAGAATGTTTGGAAGActtagtttcatttattattgAAGAGCCACCTCAAGACATGGATGAAAAAATTCGATATAA atATCCAAACATATCATGTGAGTTGCTTACATCAGATGTCTCACAGATCAATGATAGGCTGGGAGAAGAAGAATCCTTACTTATGAAACTGTACAGCTTCCTCTTAAATGAATCTCCTCTAAACCCTTTACTGGCCAGTTTCTTCAGCAAGGTGCTAAGTATTCTTATAAGCAGAAAACCAGAACAG aTTGTggattttttaaagagaaaacatgattttgtAGACCTCATTATTAAGCACATAGGGACCTCTGCTATCATGGACTTGTTGCTCAGGCTGCTGACTTGCATAGAACCACCACAGCCCCGGCAAGAAGTGTTAAAT TGGCTCAACGAGGAGAGAATTATCCAGCGGCTTGTGGAAATTGTACATCCATCTCAGGATGAAGAT AGGCATTCAAATGCATCACAGTCACTCTGTGAAATTATTCGTCTAAGCAGAGACCAGATGTTACAAGTACAGAACAGTTCAGAACCAGACCCACTGCTTGCAAGTCTAGAGAA ACAAGAAATCATAGAGCAGCTGCTGtctaatatttttcataaagaaaaaaatgaatctgcAATAGTCAGTGCAATCCAAATACTATTGACCTTACTTGAGACAAGACGACAGAC atttgaaggccATATAGAGATCTGTCCTCCAGGCATAAGCAATTCAACATATTCTGTCAACAAAAGCGTTTTAGAAGCCATAAAAGCACGACTTTCATCCTTTCATGAACTCCTACTTGAGCCTCCAAAA AAAACTGTCATGAAGACAACCTGGGGTGTATTGGACCCACCTGTGGGAAACACGCGTTTAAATGTGATTAGATTAATATCTAGCCTTTTACAGACAAATACAAGCAGTGTGAATCAGGAGCTTATAGAGCTTAACAGCATAGGAGTAATACTG gacatgtTCTTTAAGTATACATGGAATAACTTCTTGCATACTCAAGTAGAAATCTGTATTGCATTGATTCTTGCAAGTCCTCTTGAAAGTACAGAAAATGGCACAATTACAGATCAGGATTCCACTGGGGACAATCTCTTACTGAAACAT CTCTTCCTTAAGTGCCAATTAATAGAACGAATACTTGAAGCGTGGGAGATGAATGAGAAGAAACA GGCTGAAGGAGGAAGACGGCATGGCTATATGGGTCACCTGACAAGGATAGCAAACTGTATTGTGCATAGTACAGATAAGGGGCCAAACAGTACACTAGTCCAACAGTTCATTAAAG AGCTTCCAGAGGAGGTCAGAGAGCGATGGGAGACATTCTGCACAAGCTCTTTAGGAGAAACTAACAAGAGGAACACAGTGGACCTG GTTACTACCTGCCACATTCATTCTTCCAGTGATGATGAAATTGACTTTAAAGAAACTGGCTTCTCACAGGATTCTTCTTTGCAGCAG GCCTTTTCTGATTATCAGATGCAACAAATGACGTCCAATTTTATTGACCAGTTTGGCTTCAACGATGAGAAGTTTGCTGATCAAGATGACATTGGCAA CGTTTCTTTTGATCGGGTTTCAGACATCAACTTTACCCTCAATACAAATGAAAGT GGCAATATAGCCTTGTTTGAGGCATGCTGTAAGGAGCGGATACAGCAGTTTGATGATGGTGGCTCTGATGAAGAAGacatttgggaagaaaaacataTTGCATTTACACCAGAATCCCAGAGGCGTTCCag TTCGGGCAGTACAGACAGTGAAGAAAGTACTGATTCTGAAGAAGAGGATGGAACAAAACAAGAGTTGTTTGAATCACACACCAATACAGAGGACAAAATGGAAGTAGACTTAAGTGAAC CACCAAACTGGTCAGCTAACTTTGATATACCCATGGAGACTGCGCATGGTGCCAATCTGGAATCTGTTGGGTCTGATGTGTGGAGTACAGAAGAACCTGTGCCAGCAAAAGAAACTGGCTGGGCTTCCTTTTCTGAATTCACATCCTCCTTGAG CTCAAAAGATTCCTTAAGAAGTAATTCTCCTgtggaaatggaaacaaacacAGACCCAATTGATCCCTTGAGTGCAAACATAACTGCTCTTGCAACACAGCTAGAGA CCCCGGGAAGTGTTGCTATGGAGGCCAGCTCAGATGGAGAGGATGATGTAGAAAATGCAGACAAGGTAACTGAAACAGTAATGAACGGCAGCATGAAAGAGACACTGAGCCTTACTGTAGACGCTAAAACTGAAACGGCTGTTTTCAAAAG
- the LOC128152299 gene encoding serine/threonine-protein phosphatase 6 regulatory subunit 3 isoform X3 has product MFAVTSMFWKFDLHSSSHIDTLLEREDVTLKELMDEEDVLQECKAQNRKLIEFLLKSECLEDLVSFIIEEPPQDMDEKIRYKYPNISCELLTSDVSQINDRLGEEESLLMKLYSFLLNESPLNPLLASFFSKVLSILISRKPEQIVDFLKRKHDFVDLIIKHIGTSAIMDLLLRLLTCIEPPQPRQEVLNWLNEERIIQRLVEIVHPSQDEDRHSNASQSLCEIIRLSRDQMLQVQNSSEPDPLLASLEKQEIIEQLLSNIFHKEKNESAIVSAIQILLTLLETRRQTFEGHIEICPPGISNSTYSVNKSVLEAIKARLSSFHELLLEPPKKTVMKTTWGVLDPPVGNTRLNVIRLISSLLQTNTSSVNQELIELNSIGVILDMFFKYTWNNFLHTQVEICIALILASPLESTENGTITDQDSTGDNLLLKHLFLKCQLIERILEAWEMNEKKQAEGGRRHGYMGHLTRIANCIVHSTDKGPNSTLVQQFIKELPEEVRERWETFCTSSLGETNKRNTVDLVTTCHIHSSSDDEIDFKETGFSQDSSLQQFGFNDEKFADQDDIGNVSFDRVSDINFTLNTNESGNIALFEACCKERIQQFDDGGSDEEDIWEEKHIAFTPESQRRSSSGSTDSEESTDSEEEDGTKQELFESHTNTEDKMEVDLSEPPNWSANFDIPMETAHGANLESVGSDVWSTEEPVPAKETGWASFSEFTSSLSSKDSLRSNSPVEMETNTDPIDPLSANITALATQLETPGSVAMEASSDGEDDVENADKVTETVMNGSMKETLSLTVDAKTETAVFKRVLKSYREEGKLSTSQDASCKYVEENAEVAEEAPSALQPTNSSPEQRTDQHTHLGEASVNGPV; this is encoded by the exons ACCAGCATGTTTTGGAAATTTGATCTCCATTCATCATCCCACATAGATACACTTCTAGAGCGAGAAGATGTAACACTGAAGGAATTGATGGATGAAGAGGATGTTCTGCAGGAGTGCAAGGCTCAGAATCGCAAACTTATAGAGTTTCTGCTGAAGTCAGAATGTTTGGAAGActtagtttcatttattattgAAGAGCCACCTCAAGACATGGATGAAAAAATTCGATATAA atATCCAAACATATCATGTGAGTTGCTTACATCAGATGTCTCACAGATCAATGATAGGCTGGGAGAAGAAGAATCCTTACTTATGAAACTGTACAGCTTCCTCTTAAATGAATCTCCTCTAAACCCTTTACTGGCCAGTTTCTTCAGCAAGGTGCTAAGTATTCTTATAAGCAGAAAACCAGAACAG aTTGTggattttttaaagagaaaacatgattttgtAGACCTCATTATTAAGCACATAGGGACCTCTGCTATCATGGACTTGTTGCTCAGGCTGCTGACTTGCATAGAACCACCACAGCCCCGGCAAGAAGTGTTAAAT TGGCTCAACGAGGAGAGAATTATCCAGCGGCTTGTGGAAATTGTACATCCATCTCAGGATGAAGAT AGGCATTCAAATGCATCACAGTCACTCTGTGAAATTATTCGTCTAAGCAGAGACCAGATGTTACAAGTACAGAACAGTTCAGAACCAGACCCACTGCTTGCAAGTCTAGAGAA ACAAGAAATCATAGAGCAGCTGCTGtctaatatttttcataaagaaaaaaatgaatctgcAATAGTCAGTGCAATCCAAATACTATTGACCTTACTTGAGACAAGACGACAGAC atttgaaggccATATAGAGATCTGTCCTCCAGGCATAAGCAATTCAACATATTCTGTCAACAAAAGCGTTTTAGAAGCCATAAAAGCACGACTTTCATCCTTTCATGAACTCCTACTTGAGCCTCCAAAA AAAACTGTCATGAAGACAACCTGGGGTGTATTGGACCCACCTGTGGGAAACACGCGTTTAAATGTGATTAGATTAATATCTAGCCTTTTACAGACAAATACAAGCAGTGTGAATCAGGAGCTTATAGAGCTTAACAGCATAGGAGTAATACTG gacatgtTCTTTAAGTATACATGGAATAACTTCTTGCATACTCAAGTAGAAATCTGTATTGCATTGATTCTTGCAAGTCCTCTTGAAAGTACAGAAAATGGCACAATTACAGATCAGGATTCCACTGGGGACAATCTCTTACTGAAACAT CTCTTCCTTAAGTGCCAATTAATAGAACGAATACTTGAAGCGTGGGAGATGAATGAGAAGAAACA GGCTGAAGGAGGAAGACGGCATGGCTATATGGGTCACCTGACAAGGATAGCAAACTGTATTGTGCATAGTACAGATAAGGGGCCAAACAGTACACTAGTCCAACAGTTCATTAAAG AGCTTCCAGAGGAGGTCAGAGAGCGATGGGAGACATTCTGCACAAGCTCTTTAGGAGAAACTAACAAGAGGAACACAGTGGACCTG GTTACTACCTGCCACATTCATTCTTCCAGTGATGATGAAATTGACTTTAAAGAAACTGGCTTCTCACAGGATTCTTCTTTGCAGCAG TTTGGCTTCAACGATGAGAAGTTTGCTGATCAAGATGACATTGGCAA CGTTTCTTTTGATCGGGTTTCAGACATCAACTTTACCCTCAATACAAATGAAAGT GGCAATATAGCCTTGTTTGAGGCATGCTGTAAGGAGCGGATACAGCAGTTTGATGATGGTGGCTCTGATGAAGAAGacatttgggaagaaaaacataTTGCATTTACACCAGAATCCCAGAGGCGTTCCag TTCGGGCAGTACAGACAGTGAAGAAAGTACTGATTCTGAAGAAGAGGATGGAACAAAACAAGAGTTGTTTGAATCACACACCAATACAGAGGACAAAATGGAAGTAGACTTAAGTGAAC CACCAAACTGGTCAGCTAACTTTGATATACCCATGGAGACTGCGCATGGTGCCAATCTGGAATCTGTTGGGTCTGATGTGTGGAGTACAGAAGAACCTGTGCCAGCAAAAGAAACTGGCTGGGCTTCCTTTTCTGAATTCACATCCTCCTTGAG CTCAAAAGATTCCTTAAGAAGTAATTCTCCTgtggaaatggaaacaaacacAGACCCAATTGATCCCTTGAGTGCAAACATAACTGCTCTTGCAACACAGCTAGAGA CCCCGGGAAGTGTTGCTATGGAGGCCAGCTCAGATGGAGAGGATGATGTAGAAAATGCAGACAAGGTAACTGAAACAGTAATGAACGGCAGCATGAAAGAGACACTGAGCCTTACTGTAGACGCTAAAACTGAAACGGCTGTTTTCAAAAG
- the LOC128152299 gene encoding serine/threonine-protein phosphatase 6 regulatory subunit 3 isoform X2, whose product MFAVTSMFWKFDLHSSSHIDTLLEREDVTLKELMDEEDVLQECKAQNRKLIEFLLKSECLEDLVSFIIEEPPQDMDEKIRYKYPNISCELLTSDVSQINDRLGEEESLLMKLYSFLLNESPLNPLLASFFSKVLSILISRKPEQIVDFLKRKHDFVDLIIKHIGTSAIMDLLLRLLTCIEPPQPRQEVLNWLNEERIIQRLVEIVHPSQDEDRHSNASQSLCEIIRLSRDQMLQVQNSSEPDPLLASLEKQEIIEQLLSNIFHKEKNESAIVSAIQILLTLLETRRQTFEGHIEICPPGISNSTYSVNKSVLEAIKARLSSFHELLLEPPKKTVMKTTWGVLDPPVGNTRLNVIRLISSLLQTNTSSVNQELIELNSIGVILDMFFKYTWNNFLHTQVEICIALILASPLESTENGTITDQDSTGDNLLLKHLFLKCQLIERILEAWEMNEKKQAEGGRRHGYMGHLTRIANCIVHSTDKGPNSTLVQQFIKELPEEVRERWETFCTSSLGETNKRNTVDLVTTCHIHSSSDDEIDFKETGFSQDSSLQQAFSDYQMQQMTSNFIDQFGFNDEKFADQDDIGNVSFDRVSDINFTLNTNESGNIALFEACCKERIQQFDDGGSDEEDIWEEKHIAFTPESQRRSSSGSTDSEESTDSEEEDGTKQELFESHTNTEDKMEVDLSEPPNWSANFDIPMETAHGANLESVGSDVWSTEEPVPAKETGWASFSEFTSSLSSKDSLRSNSPVEMETNTDPIDPLSANITALATQLETPGSVAMEASSDGEDDVENADKVTETVMNGSMKETLSLTVDAKTETAVFKSEEGKLSTSQDASCKYVEENAEVAEEAPSALQPTNSSPEQRTDQHTHLGEASVNGPV is encoded by the exons ACCAGCATGTTTTGGAAATTTGATCTCCATTCATCATCCCACATAGATACACTTCTAGAGCGAGAAGATGTAACACTGAAGGAATTGATGGATGAAGAGGATGTTCTGCAGGAGTGCAAGGCTCAGAATCGCAAACTTATAGAGTTTCTGCTGAAGTCAGAATGTTTGGAAGActtagtttcatttattattgAAGAGCCACCTCAAGACATGGATGAAAAAATTCGATATAA atATCCAAACATATCATGTGAGTTGCTTACATCAGATGTCTCACAGATCAATGATAGGCTGGGAGAAGAAGAATCCTTACTTATGAAACTGTACAGCTTCCTCTTAAATGAATCTCCTCTAAACCCTTTACTGGCCAGTTTCTTCAGCAAGGTGCTAAGTATTCTTATAAGCAGAAAACCAGAACAG aTTGTggattttttaaagagaaaacatgattttgtAGACCTCATTATTAAGCACATAGGGACCTCTGCTATCATGGACTTGTTGCTCAGGCTGCTGACTTGCATAGAACCACCACAGCCCCGGCAAGAAGTGTTAAAT TGGCTCAACGAGGAGAGAATTATCCAGCGGCTTGTGGAAATTGTACATCCATCTCAGGATGAAGAT AGGCATTCAAATGCATCACAGTCACTCTGTGAAATTATTCGTCTAAGCAGAGACCAGATGTTACAAGTACAGAACAGTTCAGAACCAGACCCACTGCTTGCAAGTCTAGAGAA ACAAGAAATCATAGAGCAGCTGCTGtctaatatttttcataaagaaaaaaatgaatctgcAATAGTCAGTGCAATCCAAATACTATTGACCTTACTTGAGACAAGACGACAGAC atttgaaggccATATAGAGATCTGTCCTCCAGGCATAAGCAATTCAACATATTCTGTCAACAAAAGCGTTTTAGAAGCCATAAAAGCACGACTTTCATCCTTTCATGAACTCCTACTTGAGCCTCCAAAA AAAACTGTCATGAAGACAACCTGGGGTGTATTGGACCCACCTGTGGGAAACACGCGTTTAAATGTGATTAGATTAATATCTAGCCTTTTACAGACAAATACAAGCAGTGTGAATCAGGAGCTTATAGAGCTTAACAGCATAGGAGTAATACTG gacatgtTCTTTAAGTATACATGGAATAACTTCTTGCATACTCAAGTAGAAATCTGTATTGCATTGATTCTTGCAAGTCCTCTTGAAAGTACAGAAAATGGCACAATTACAGATCAGGATTCCACTGGGGACAATCTCTTACTGAAACAT CTCTTCCTTAAGTGCCAATTAATAGAACGAATACTTGAAGCGTGGGAGATGAATGAGAAGAAACA GGCTGAAGGAGGAAGACGGCATGGCTATATGGGTCACCTGACAAGGATAGCAAACTGTATTGTGCATAGTACAGATAAGGGGCCAAACAGTACACTAGTCCAACAGTTCATTAAAG AGCTTCCAGAGGAGGTCAGAGAGCGATGGGAGACATTCTGCACAAGCTCTTTAGGAGAAACTAACAAGAGGAACACAGTGGACCTG GTTACTACCTGCCACATTCATTCTTCCAGTGATGATGAAATTGACTTTAAAGAAACTGGCTTCTCACAGGATTCTTCTTTGCAGCAG GCCTTTTCTGATTATCAGATGCAACAAATGACGTCCAATTTTATTGACCAGTTTGGCTTCAACGATGAGAAGTTTGCTGATCAAGATGACATTGGCAA CGTTTCTTTTGATCGGGTTTCAGACATCAACTTTACCCTCAATACAAATGAAAGT GGCAATATAGCCTTGTTTGAGGCATGCTGTAAGGAGCGGATACAGCAGTTTGATGATGGTGGCTCTGATGAAGAAGacatttgggaagaaaaacataTTGCATTTACACCAGAATCCCAGAGGCGTTCCag TTCGGGCAGTACAGACAGTGAAGAAAGTACTGATTCTGAAGAAGAGGATGGAACAAAACAAGAGTTGTTTGAATCACACACCAATACAGAGGACAAAATGGAAGTAGACTTAAGTGAAC CACCAAACTGGTCAGCTAACTTTGATATACCCATGGAGACTGCGCATGGTGCCAATCTGGAATCTGTTGGGTCTGATGTGTGGAGTACAGAAGAACCTGTGCCAGCAAAAGAAACTGGCTGGGCTTCCTTTTCTGAATTCACATCCTCCTTGAG CTCAAAAGATTCCTTAAGAAGTAATTCTCCTgtggaaatggaaacaaacacAGACCCAATTGATCCCTTGAGTGCAAACATAACTGCTCTTGCAACACAGCTAGAGA CCCCGGGAAGTGTTGCTATGGAGGCCAGCTCAGATGGAGAGGATGATGTAGAAAATGCAGACAAGGTAACTGAAACAGTAATGAACGGCAGCATGAAAGAGACACTGAGCCTTACTGTAGACGCTAAAACTGAAACGGCTGTTTTCAAAAG